From one Anopheles bellator chromosome 1, idAnoBellAS_SP24_06.2, whole genome shotgun sequence genomic stretch:
- the LOC131216730 gene encoding uncharacterized protein LOC131216730, whose translation MHDKLLVLVVGVLCASLASLQVARTDFSDYEIDYDEEGFWIGHGLGSRKEGDEVLKVLHKSVGPFVEPQNVTVVEKFSAADGESITFTQFNSSKVLTYFHEVVLDFSPKSFYIRLKLFNITNLRLQRTVYGFRSNANAIKPDGR comes from the exons ATGCACGATaagctgctggtgctggtggttggcGTGCTGTGTGCCTCGTTAGCCAGCCTCCAGGTGGCGAGGACCGACTTCAGTGATTATGAAATCGATTACGACGAGGAAGGCTTTTGGATTGGCCACGGGCTCGGAAGCCGCAAAGAgg GAGACGAAGTCCTGAAGGTGCTGCACAAATCGGTCGGCCCGTTCGTGGAGCCCCAAAACGTCACCGTGGTGGAGAAGTTCAGCGCGGCCGATGGTGAAAGTATTACGTTTACACAATTCAACTCTTCTAAG GTGCTCACGTACTTCCACGAGGTGGTGCTGGATTTTAGTCCCAAAAGTTTCTACATCCGGCTGAAGCTGTTCAACATCACCAACCTCCGGCTGCAGCGGACCGTGTACGGATTCCGGTCGAACGCAAACGCCATCAAGCCGGATGGAAGGTAG
- the LOC131209781 gene encoding probable small nuclear ribonucleoprotein E produces the protein MSFKGSKVQKVMVQPINLIFRYLQNRSRVQVWLYENTHLRIEGHIVGFDEYMNLVLDEAEEYNMKKQNRRQLGRIMLKGDNITLIQNVQN, from the exons ATGTCGTTCAAGGGGTCAAAAGTTCAGAAGGTGATGGTGCAACCCATCAACCTGATTTTCCGATACCTCCAGAACCGCTCGCGCGTCCAAGTGTGGCTGTACGAGAACACGCACCTGCGAATAGAAGGACACATCG TTGGCTTCGACGAGTACATGAACCTGGTGCTGGACGAGGCGGAAGAGTACAACATGAAGAAACAGAACCGGCGTCAGCTTGGGCGCATCATGCTCAAGGGCGACAACATTACCCTCATCCAGAACGTGCAGAATTAG
- the LOC131209771 gene encoding uncharacterized protein LOC131209771, which yields MGSRAQSAVICDKVPQLLEDFKKLSEDHDTADIVFVLGPSEERVYAHRIILMARCKSFQNTKRGEICRIPGCTVSTSAPIAIRLPHIEPDIFRQFILYVYTAKIMLQDSKVFEMMILAQDMGVEELKIACEDHVGKTMSVANACTFLTAVMEIQEKASGAKCAAPFLEKCITYIAENASECVKTNAFLNLTKEGLIQVISYDNLGLEEEDVWRCVLAWAKNQAGVTQPTAHWSEEERQRVCLYLAPVISHVRLFLIDSQVFAEEVEPTGAVPIELSLERYRRAALHSNKLPTNDKRLQPRLMLNLFHGSAILKNDKIHFQGTLNGWYGGAAKQTWRMVYRASTHGFAASAFHRHCDGVAPLFIIASSAAGAISGGFTDVAFAKTNRKGGYLHSEKAFLFALNYGNEPPTKFDIVKKPYAICYHPDCGPIFGAGADLLIASNCNVTMESYSNFPHSYDGPNAVFGHLFGDYNFSIMDYEVFTLAPSAAPVGNKIKHDRYP from the exons ATGGGAAGCCGCGCGCAGTCCGCAGTGATATGTGACAAGGTGCCCCAGCTCCTGGAGGATTTCAAAAAACTTTCGGAAGATCACGATACGGCCGATATCGTTTTCGTGCTCGGCCCGTCCGAGGAGCGCGTCTACGCCCATCGAATTATCCTGATGGCCCG GTGCAAATCATTTCAGAACACAAAGCGGGGCGAAATTTGTCGCATTCCTGGGTGCACCGTGTCTACCTCGGCTCCGATCGCCATCCGACTGCCGCACATCGAACCGGACATCTTCCGGCAGTTTATTCTGTATGTCTACACCGCCAAG ATTATGCTGCAGGATTCAAAGGTGTTTGAAATGATGATTCTGGCGCAGGATATGGGCGTTGAGGAGCTGAAGATCGCCTGCGAGGATCACGTCGGAAAAACGATGTCGGTTGCCAACGCGTGCACATTCCTAACTGCCGTGATGGAAATTCAGGAGAAAGCCTCCG GGGCCAAGTGCGCCGCGCCGTTTCTTGAGAAATGCATCACCTACATTGCGGAGAACGCGTCCGAGTGCGTCAAAACGAACGCTTTCCTGAACCTCACGAAGGAAGGCCTCATTCAGGTTATCTCGTACGACAAT CTCGGATTGGAAGAGGAGGACGTTTGGCGGTGTGTTCTGGCGTGGGCCAAAAACCAAGCCGGCGTAACTCAACCGACCGCCCACTGGTCGGAGGAGGAGAGGCAGCGCGTCTGCCTGTACCTGGCCCCGGTCATTTCGCACGTGCGTCTGTTTCTCATCGACAGCCAGGTGTTCGCCGAGGAGGTGGAACCAACGGGAGCCGTTCCGATCGAGCTGTCGCTTGAGAGATATCGTCGGGCGGCGCTTCACTCAAACAAGCTGCCAACG AACGACAAGCGGCTGCAACCGCGACTGATGCTGAACCTTTTCCACGGGTCGGCCATTCTGAAGAATGACAAAATTCACTTCCAAGGCACCCTGAACGGGTGGTACGGCGGGGCCGCCAAGCAAACCTGGCGGATGGTGTACCGAGCCTCGACACACGGATTTGCGGCGTCCGCGTTCCACCGCCACTGTGACGGTGTGGCTCCCCTCTTCATCATAGCTTCG AGTGCCGCTGGGGCCATCAGTGGCGGATTTACGGATGTAGCGTTCGCCAAAACCAACCGGAAGGGTGGCTACTTACACTCGGAGAAAGCATTCCTGTTTGCGCTCAACTACGGCAATGAACCGCCGACGAAGTTCGACATCGTCAAGAAACCGTACGCCATTTGCTATCATCCCGA CTGTGGGCCGATCTTTGGCGCTGGAGCGGATCTACTCATCGCTAGCAACTGCAACGTGACGATGGAATCGTACTCCAACTTTCCTCACTCGTACGATGGGCCTAACGCCGTGTTCGGCCATTTGTTCGGAGATTACAATTTCTCCATTATGGACTACGAAGTGTTTACGCTGGCTCCATCGGCGGCCCCGGTTGGCAATAAGATTAAACACGACCGGTATCCCTGA